Proteins from one Paenibacillus amylolyticus genomic window:
- a CDS encoding ArsR family transcriptional regulator, producing MIRANTDAEWLPLYEALASEVRLQIIRLVAETPMNVKDLAASLGLSSAIVTMHVRKLQDVGIIQSKMVRKDGGTHKMNSLAVDWIGISMPQDSGTARKLHEVSVPVGHYTHFDIYPTCGLATSTQVIGQYDDPRYFLDPERMHAHILWFGRGFVEYKIPNYILSGQQINAIELSLEIGSEAPSVNPNWPSDITFMLNGIRLGEWTSPGDSGNGRGMFTPEWWSDSVNQYGMLKVLRITNEGTFIDGQHLSEITLADIPVERNQWTLRLSVEEDARHVGGLTLYGEGFGNYNQDILFRLYYQD from the coding sequence GTGATCAGAGCAAATACCGATGCCGAATGGCTCCCCCTATATGAAGCACTTGCCAGTGAAGTGCGTTTACAGATTATCCGCCTTGTTGCAGAGACACCCATGAATGTGAAGGACCTCGCTGCTTCATTGGGTCTGAGTAGTGCCATCGTGACCATGCATGTCCGCAAACTTCAGGATGTGGGCATTATTCAGTCCAAAATGGTACGTAAAGACGGCGGCACACATAAAATGAACAGTCTTGCTGTAGACTGGATTGGCATCTCCATGCCGCAGGATAGCGGGACAGCCCGCAAGCTGCACGAGGTTTCTGTACCTGTGGGACACTACACTCATTTTGACATCTACCCCACATGTGGTCTCGCTACGTCCACGCAGGTCATTGGACAGTACGATGACCCTCGCTATTTCCTCGATCCCGAGCGGATGCATGCCCATATTCTGTGGTTTGGCCGGGGTTTTGTGGAGTACAAAATTCCAAACTATATCTTGTCCGGACAACAGATCAACGCCATTGAATTGTCCCTGGAGATCGGATCAGAAGCACCTTCCGTTAATCCAAACTGGCCCTCGGATATTACATTCATGCTTAATGGCATTCGATTAGGGGAATGGACGAGCCCTGGAGATTCAGGCAACGGACGCGGCATGTTCACCCCGGAATGGTGGAGTGACAGTGTCAATCAATATGGCATGCTCAAGGTACTGCGAATTACGAATGAAGGTACATTTATTGACGGACAACATCTATCCGAAATCACTCTCGCGGATATCCCCGTGGAACGCAACCAGTGGACTCTTCGTCTTTCGGTGGAGGAAGATGCCCGTCATGTAGGCGGACTCACCTTGTACGGTGAGGGATTCGGAAACTACAATCAGGATATCCTGTTCCGACTCTACTATCAGGATTGA
- a CDS encoding SH3 domain-containing C40 family peptidase, which yields MNWKKTIITASVTASMLMGSLTTGALTAQVSAAAVENSQVKVIWGVNLRTTPSSSAKVVRLVAKGETVTVLQQSGSDWYKVKDSANRTGYISSSSKYTQAVSGGTSGSGSSSSTSETGNASVEKVIAAGMKYWGTPYEFGASRNSTATFDCSSFIRQAFIDALGIKLPADSRKQGAYVKAKGAVQTNWKNLKRGDLMYFMSYKGSSASSYSGVNKSTATITHTGIYLGDGKVLHTYSNAGGGVTISDISGKHWEYRFLFGGSAL from the coding sequence ATGAATTGGAAGAAAACGATTATTACGGCAAGTGTCACAGCATCGATGCTGATGGGAAGTCTGACGACAGGAGCACTAACGGCACAGGTATCGGCAGCTGCTGTTGAGAATTCACAAGTAAAAGTAATTTGGGGCGTAAACCTACGCACAACACCTTCTTCTTCTGCGAAAGTTGTTCGCTTGGTTGCTAAAGGAGAAACGGTAACGGTGCTTCAGCAATCCGGTTCGGATTGGTATAAAGTTAAGGATTCTGCGAATCGGACAGGCTACATATCTTCTTCATCCAAATACACACAAGCGGTTAGTGGCGGTACTAGCGGTTCGGGTTCGAGTAGTTCTACATCGGAAACCGGCAATGCGTCTGTAGAAAAAGTCATTGCAGCGGGTATGAAATATTGGGGTACACCGTATGAATTCGGAGCGAGTCGTAACAGCACAGCTACGTTTGACTGTTCCAGCTTTATACGTCAGGCTTTTATCGATGCACTTGGCATCAAGCTTCCAGCTGATTCTCGTAAACAGGGAGCTTATGTGAAAGCTAAGGGAGCGGTTCAGACCAACTGGAAAAACCTGAAGCGCGGTGACCTGATGTATTTCATGTCTTATAAAGGCAGTTCTGCATCATCGTATTCGGGCGTAAATAAATCGACTGCAACCATTACACACACAGGCATTTACCTGGGCGACGGAAAAGTATTACATACGTATTCCAACGCCGGCGGTGGTGTAACGATTAGTGATATCTCCGGAAAACATTGGGAGTACCGCTTCCTGTTTGGTGGCAGTGCGCTGTAA